The genomic segment TCCGGACATTGACTCACATGCCCGCGTAGGTACGCACTGTGGAGCGCAGTCCGATACGCACGTCGAGGCGAACACGCGAAGAAATTACTCATCCATGTCAGGGCCAACCAGCCCGTAAGGGTTTGCCGTTGGCTCCCGGGCGGGTGTCTTCGCCGGCTGCGGAGATGCAGATGTTCAGCAGCTCGGTGGCCCCTGCCCCGTCTATAACCCTGAATCCCAAGGTGCTCGCAGTTTTTGGCCACGTTTCCTACCCCACGCCGACCGTCGGTTGTGATGTACATACCGCCTCCGACGGTGGCTGGCCGTGACCTCGGCGTAATCGGATCGCGCTCGCGCATCGCCTCGCTATGAGAAGTTGGGCGTCGACCGCGGTCTGGGCTATTGCGGCGGGTTAGCCGGTGGTGGGTAGACGCCGCGCAGGATCCAAGGCAACCAGCGGATGCCAAACTCGAGTTCGTCGCTGGCGTCGTAGTCGGGGCTGGGATCGGGCGCCACATTTTGGCCTGTCGTGTTGATTGCGTGCTGCGGCTGCCCGTAGACGGCCACCACCACCGTGCGGTCGGGGCTATTTTCTGACCACACCCCCATCTGGCTATTCGCACAGTTGGACATGATGGCGAAATCAGCTGGGTTGGAATACCACTGGTTGATTAGCTCGACGCCGCTGATGGCCAATGCGGGATTGATCGCCACCGTTTCAGCGACCTTACCCGGGTAGCCGGCCGCATTGGCGCGGTCTTGCGGGCTGGAGCCGTCGGAGCCGACGTCGCCGTCAAGGGCGCGGTTGTTCAACACATCTCTGCTGTGCCGCTGCGCAGCGAGTTGCAACTGGGGGTTGGGGCCGATGTCGTTAGTGCAACCTGCCTGGTGCTGCACAGTGAAGACGTTGGCGATCACACCGTCGTTGAGTCGCTTGTTGTTGAGTACGAGCGTGTTGATATCACCGTCGGCGTGCGCGACTGGGGCGCTCAGCAGGGCCCCGGCGGCGACAATTAGCGCAGGCAAGCCCACTAGGCGATACTGCATCTCATCTTCCTCCTTCTCAGCCGCCG from the Mycobacterium lentiflavum genome contains:
- a CDS encoding CAP domain-containing protein; translation: MQYRLVGLPALIVAAGALLSAPVAHADGDINTLVLNNKRLNDGVIANVFTVQHQAGCTNDIGPNPQLQLAAQRHSRDVLNNRALDGDVGSDGSSPQDRANAAGYPGKVAETVAINPALAISGVELINQWYSNPADFAIMSNCANSQMGVWSENSPDRTVVVAVYGQPQHAINTTGQNVAPDPSPDYDASDELEFGIRWLPWILRGVYPPPANPPQ